A window of the Planococcus citri chromosome 4, ihPlaCitr1.1, whole genome shotgun sequence genome harbors these coding sequences:
- the LOC135843741 gene encoding facilitated trehalose transporter Tret1-like codes for MGNQRDIYHQCLAVIPVCLLEFAMALACGWLGPMIRIFLEDPNSEIKATEEECSWIASMPGIGKTFGPVFSILLLDVLGRKIMIQITATIFAASWLPVLFTRSVSILCVSFFFFGLGIGISNGVTAVYLGENCSPKIRGIFCSASVTSFYLAVLLQYTIAAYLSYSAIATVNFILASCGLISCTFLAVETAQFLMLKGRFEKAESNMMWLRGTKNKDDINTDFENIKANVASEKLKKASYRELFFAPANFKSLIIVLTLNMAHAATGNAALFTYISVLFPQNDHFTSNQVTVYFGISQMTFCLLGSFVIENVNRRSLTLFAFSLFLVCHSISTYFFYDAANNESPSKYGLWIIFAMVCLFSGFSAVLDSVVHMIRGELFPQSIRPIGAGFSIATNSLTHFFTIKIFLMVKSQYGIYMNFLGYAVCSVASFWFTYFFLPETRGKTLIEIQKSLEKQK; via the exons ATGGGAAATCAACGCGATATATATCATCAATGTTTAGCTGTAATTCCTG TATGCCTTCTGGAATTTGCAATGGCCCTGGCATGCGGTTGGCTCGGCCCAATGATCAGAATTTTCCTGGAAGATCCAAACAGCGAGATCAAAGCCACAGAAGAAGAATGTTCTTGGATTGCGAGTATGCCAGGAATCGGCAAAACATTCGGTCCTGTTTTTTCAATCCTACTATTGGATGTACTAGGACGTAAAATCATGATACAAATCACAGCCACCATATTCGCAGCTTCATGGTTACCAGTTCTATTCACTCGTTCAGTCAGCATCTTATGCgtctcatttttctttttcggttTAGGAATCGGCATTAGCAACGGGGTAACGGCTGTTTACTTGGGAGAAAATTGCTCCCCAAAAATCCGAGGCATTTTTTGCAGCGCTAGCGTCACATCGTTTTATTTGGCGGTTTTACTGCAATACACAATCGCAGCATACTTATCGTACAGCGCCATTGCAACTGTAAATTTCATCTTGGCATCTTGTGGTCTAATTTCTTGCACATTCTTGGCTGTCGAAACGGCTCAATTTCTCATGCTAAAAGGTCGTTTTGAGAAAGCTGAATCAAACATGATGTGGTTGAGAGGAACTAAAAACAAAGACGACATCAAtaccgattttgaaaacatcaaagCGAACGTAGCAtcggagaaattgaaaaaggccTCGTACAGGGAGCTATTTTTTGCACCAgctaattttaaaagtttgatcaTAGTTCTCACATTGAATATGGCTCATGCAGCTACTGGCAATGCAGCTTTATTCACATACATCTCGGTATTATTTCCTCAGAATGATCACTTCACGTCGAATCAAGTCACCGTGTATTTTGGAATCTCTCAGATGACTTTTTGCCTCTTGGGTTCCTTCGTGATTGAAAACGTCAACAGGAGATCTCTCACTTTGTTcgcattttctctttttctcgtATGTCATTCGATTTCTACGTATTTCTTCTACGATGCTGCCAATAACGAGTCACCATCTAAATATGGTTTATGGATAATATTCGCCATGGTTTGTTTATTTTCTGGATTCAGCGCAGTGCTCGACTCAGTTGTGCATATGATCAGAGGAGAGTTATTTCCTCAAAGTATTAGACCAATTGGGGCTGGATTTTCTATAGCAACGAATTCTcttacacatttttttaccatcaaaatatttttgatggtTAAATCCCAATATGGCATCTATATGAATTTTCTTGGATATGCTGTCTGCAGTGTAGCCTCATTTTGGTTTACTTATTTCTTCTTACCCGAAACTCGTGGAAAAACTTTGATTGAGATCCAGAAATCATTAGAAAAACAGAAATGA
- the LOC135843076 gene encoding uncharacterized protein LOC135843076, whose product MDYRYQRYLRCMEVMPEPVGTSSPIYGRGIINSMINNLPFEMHMPGYNYLGPGTKLEKRLNAGSQPTNKLDELAMNHDIAYSKSKNLDDRHAADYDLQEGAWKRVLADDAGLGEKAVAWLTTNAMKAKRALGAGLLTKYPVSLEPAEQEKLAAAVQAQKGVSLKVSTIRTKESVMSESYLPLTKSQIANLKKGGSGKKTIRLSAAQVEKVKSGGYLKTMLQYGPAAIGAVSALVDLFKSKEKDGKGVYINKKPRGSGVYINKKLKSGEGVYINKKPKGSGVYINKKPKSGEGVYINKKPKGNGLLDELLKKKKLLH is encoded by the coding sequence atggattATCGTTATCAAAGATATCTAAGATGCATGGAGGTAATGCCTGAGCCCGTAGGTACTTCTAGTCCTATTTATGGCAGAGGTATTATCAATTCTATGATTAATAATTTACCATTTGAAATGCATATGCCTGGCTACAATTATTTAGGTCCTGGTACCAAGCTTGAAAAGAGATTGAATGCAGGCAGCCAACCAACAAATAAACTTGATGAATTAGCTATGAATCACGATATAGCGTATTCAAAGTCTAAAAATTTGGATGATCGTCATGCTGCTGATTATGATTTACAAGAAGGAGCTTGGAAACGTGTGTTGGCAGATGATGCAGGGTTGGGAGAAAAAGCAGTAGCATGGTTAACAACTAATGCCATGAAAGCTAAAAGAGCTTTAGGTGCTGGCTTGCTAACAAAGTACCCTGTATCTCTGGAACCAGCAGAGCAAGAAAAACTTGCAGCAGCTGTACAGGCACAGAAAGGTGTTTCCTTAAAAGTTAGTACTATACGTACCAAAGAATCTGTGATGAGTGAGTCCTACTTACCACTAACAAAAAGTCAGATTGCAAATCTTAAAAAAGGTGGCAGTGGTAAGAAAACCATTAGATTATCAGCTGCTCAGGTTGAAAAGGTCAAGTCTGGAGGTTACCTTAAAACAATGCTTCAGTATGGTCCTGCAGCCATAGGTGCTGTTTCTGCTCTTGTTGATCTTTTCAAAAGTAAGGAAAAAGATGGCAAAGGTGTTTACATCAACAAGAAACCTAGAGGTTCAGGAGTTTACAttaataaaaaactaaaaagtggtGAAGGTGTTTACATTAATAAGAAACCTAAAGGTTCAGGTGTTTACatcaataaaaaaccaaaaagtggtGAAGGTGTTTACATTAACAAGAAACCTAAAGGTAATGGTCTTTTGGAtgaacttctaaaaaaaaaaaagctactccATTGA